The DNA sequence GATCAGCAGGTCTTGATTAAGCAGACCCTAGAAAGTATGCCGGATCGACAAAAAACTGTCATGACCTTAACTTATTTTGAGGACCTTTCGAATGCTGAAGTGGCTCAGGTGATGGAAATTAGTGTGAAGGCTGTTGAATCGTTATTGGTGAGGTCCCGGAAATTATTAAGAGAGAAGCTAAGCTCTCGTATGGAGCAACGTCCCGTGAAAGAAAGGGCTTAGAGGATGACAAAGGAAACAGAATTTACGCAAAAATTAGATTTGCTAGGCTCTAATTTGGTCCTTTGGCCAGAAGAAGATCAACAAAGGTTTATCTTGTTTGCGCAAACAAAAGAGGGCCAAGCCCTTATAGAAGAGGTGCGCTCTTTAGAGACTGTCTTGAGTGAGTTAAAGCTAGAGATCAACACGGTCGACATAGACGATACTCAAAGAGCAGCTCTTTACTCATTGAGTGAGTCACCTCAACAGACTTTTCCGAAGAGTAAGGGGACAGTGTTTAGAAAACTGTCTAGTCTATTTGAAGACGCAGCGGCATCCTTGACGAATAAAGCAATATGGACACAGGTGGGGTCGATGTCTGCAGCGCTTGTTATTGGACTGTATTTAGGTATACAGCCTTTAACAGATGTGTCGGTGGAAATGGATGAGAGCTATGACTTATCATCAGATCTTTTTTCCGATTCCTATTTAACAGAACTCATTGATGAAGGCGGGGAAGACTAATGAAAAAATCAGCCACTTGGATCCTTGTGCTACTGGGTCTCTCTCTCTCAATTAATTTATTCATGGCAGGCCTTTTCGTCGGAGAATCTTTAACAGAGCCAAAGAGGGAAGGGCAGTTTAAGTCTAAGAAGAAGAACCTTCATAAAGTAGACTTTTCTATGCGTCGCCTCGCGAGTTTTCTTCCTGCTGAGAAAAGAAAAGTATTCAGACCTTTTTTAAAAGAAAATAAAAAAAGTATCAATGCGCTCATTCAAGGGCATATTCGGTCCCGCCATGAGGTTTTAAATCTAATTGAAGCAGAAATATTAGATGTTAATGCATTGAAAATAGCTTTTGAAAAAGAAAGAGCAATGAAAGTTGAGATAGATATTCTTTCTCATCAAGGGTTTTTATATTTGCTTGAGAATTTGTCTTGGGATGAACGACAAGCCCTGGCAAGCGCTATTACAGAAGCGCGAATAAATGAGTTCAGGGGGAAACGAGGCTATTTCCGGCCTAAAAGAGGCAAAGAAGGACGAGAGCATCAACCAAAAGAAAAACCATAGGGTCGTCTCACTCTTTTGATGGGATTTGTGAAAGAAAAACCCACCTTAAGAGACGGGTTTGAGAATTTACATTTTTAGAAAGGGGTTTATAAGAAACCCAAGCAAGCCTTTAAATTTAAGGGGGGCGTCTTGCACCACAAAGCAGATGCAACCATTGTCAGGGCAGGCTTCAGGGCTGTGGGTATCATTTTGATCGTTACAGACAAATTCTCCGCGCTCATAATGGTGAGTCCCATCAATGAAAACACCATCTAAAATAAGAGTATATTCATGACCTTCATGAGTATGATCGGGAATTTTACTGCCAGGTTCTACTTTCAAGAGCGAAGCTTTCAATCCTTTTTCAGAAATAGGTAAAGTAAATTCTTTAACGCCAGCACCTCTCGCTTTCCAAGAGATTTCTTCCATATCTAATTGAATGTGATTTTGAAGAGGAGCGGGTAGGATTGGCTCACTGGCAAGCGAAGGAGCTGCAGTAATGGTGTTCTTCACAGACTTAGGCGCGTCTTGCGGAATAGAATCCAACGTGTCTAAAAAGTCGCCTAGGGAAGAATTCATACTTACACCGTCCGTATCTTCAAGTAGATTTCCACCCACCTCGGATAGAATTTGATAGCTCTTTTTTGCGTCGTTATTCAAGGAAACGTGGCTTGCCACGAGCAGGGCTAAAGGTTGGGGCAAGCTGCCGCTTACATAATCTACCATTAGTCCATGTTGAATATCATGATCTGCCATTGTCATACCTATACTCTATTTTACTCATCTAATTGTCCTCGTAATTTTTTGAGGGCAATTCTAATTCTTGATTTTACTGTTCCAAGCGGCAAGCCCATT is a window from the Temperatibacter marinus genome containing:
- a CDS encoding periplasmic heavy metal sensor; the encoded protein is MKKSATWILVLLGLSLSINLFMAGLFVGESLTEPKREGQFKSKKKNLHKVDFSMRRLASFLPAEKRKVFRPFLKENKKSINALIQGHIRSRHEVLNLIEAEILDVNALKIAFEKERAMKVEIDILSHQGFLYLLENLSWDERQALASAITEARINEFRGKRGYFRPKRGKEGREHQPKEKP
- a CDS encoding ChrR family anti-sigma-E factor, with the translated sequence MTMADHDIQHGLMVDYVSGSLPQPLALLVASHVSLNNDAKKSYQILSEVGGNLLEDTDGVSMNSSLGDFLDTLDSIPQDAPKSVKNTITAAPSLASEPILPAPLQNHIQLDMEEISWKARGAGVKEFTLPISEKGLKASLLKVEPGSKIPDHTHEGHEYTLILDGVFIDGTHHYERGEFVCNDQNDTHSPEACPDNGCICFVVQDAPLKFKGLLGFLINPFLKM